Within Streptomyces antibioticus, the genomic segment GGGCTCGGCGGTGAGCGCGGGCGCGGGGAACCAGGTGTCGAGAACGGTGCCGTCGGCGGCGAGGGTGGCGAGGCCGGCGGCCGCGGCGCCGGTGGTGCGGGGAGCAGTCGTGTCGGTCATGAGGGAAACCTAACCGGACCGGGCACGCGGAGGCTAACCAGCGGCGCGGCCGTCTCAGGTCCCGGGCGGGGCCGCTGCGCGAACTCGCGGGGTGGGAACGGTGGCGCCTGCTGCGGGGCGGAAGGCTGCCCGCTGCCGCGTCCGACGGGACGGCGAAGAGCACGGCGAAGAGCTACGCGCGGGGCCGCGCCGCGACGACCCGCTCCCGCCGGTGCGCAGTCGCCCCTACGCACCCGGCGGAGCCAGCAGCCGGGTCAGTGTCTCCCGCGTGTGCGTCTCGTCGTACGGCGTGTCCGTCAGGAGTACCTGGAGACAGATGCCGTCCATGAGGGCGACCAGTGCCTTCGCCGTGGCGGGGTCCGTGTGGGGGGCGAGGAGGGCGGTGACCTCGTCCGCCCATTCCGCGGCCACCGGGCGCAGCGCGGGGCGGCGCAGGGCGGCCAGGTACAGCTCGTACTCCAGTTCCACGCCGGTCCGGTCGCCGGCCAGCCACTCGCCGAGGAGGGCGGCCAGTCCGGCGGGCAGGTCCGCGTCGGGGGAGGCGAGGTCGCCGTGGGACGCCAGGACCTTGGCGAAGCCCTCGTT encodes:
- a CDS encoding TetR/AcrR family transcriptional regulator produces the protein MARRHDPERRQRIIDAAIRVVGRAGLAGLSHRTVAAEADVPLGSTTYHFATLDDLLVAALRQANEGFAKVLASHGDLASPDADLPAGLAALLGEWLAGDRTGVELEYELYLAALRRPALRPVAAEWADEVTALLAPHTDPATAKALVALMDGICLQVLLTDTPYDETHTRETLTRLLAPPGA